From one Desulfurobacteriaceae bacterium genomic stretch:
- a CDS encoding class I SAM-dependent methyltransferase, which translates to MGNRTIFHGKRVLEYDNFFKTNFGKKVFNLEKEILLKVLDKKDSILEVGCGTGIWLETLKREGFKKLYGVDISQDMLKLAKKKGLKNLVLGNAEDLPFKEDSFDTTVFITSLEFIDDKKKAFLEAVRVSRESVIVAFLNKLSILSLYRRVYSLFRDSYYNQIEFLTLEKVDRLRKYAREILRDKVIIKHSTYSTLNFAFNGFVNEKLEKVVGLKSPFGTFTVIKFTIKSRHGAGKRYTC; encoded by the coding sequence TTGGGGAATAGAACAATATTCCACGGAAAAAGGGTTTTAGAGTACGACAACTTTTTTAAAACAAACTTTGGAAAGAAAGTCTTTAACCTTGAAAAGGAAATACTCTTAAAAGTTCTTGACAAAAAAGATTCTATACTTGAAGTTGGATGTGGAACAGGAATCTGGTTAGAAACTTTAAAAAGAGAGGGATTTAAAAAACTTTACGGAGTTGATATTTCCCAAGATATGTTAAAGTTAGCTAAGAAAAAAGGGTTAAAGAATTTAGTTCTCGGAAATGCCGAAGATCTTCCGTTTAAAGAGGATAGCTTTGATACGACAGTATTTATCACCAGTCTTGAGTTTATAGACGATAAAAAGAAGGCATTTCTTGAAGCTGTAAGAGTCTCAAGAGAGTCGGTAATAGTTGCTTTTTTAAACAAACTTTCTATTCTTTCTTTATACCGAAGGGTATATTCACTTTTTAGAGACTCCTACTACAATCAGATAGAATTTTTAACTCTTGAAAAGGTTGATAGACTTCGTAAATACGCAAGGGAAATTCTAAGAGATAAAGTTATCATAAAACATTCTACCTACTCTACACTTAACTTTGCCTTTAACGGCTTTGTGAACGAAAAATTGGAAAAAGTCGTAGGTTTGAAGAGTCCATTTGGAACTTTTACGGTAATAAAGTTTACTATAAAGAGTCGCCATGGAGCTGGTAAAAGATATACCTGTTGA